A genome region from Cucurbita pepo subsp. pepo cultivar mu-cu-16 chromosome LG02, ASM280686v2, whole genome shotgun sequence includes the following:
- the LOC111788522 gene encoding BEL1-like homeodomain protein 1 has protein sequence MEHSYGFEQHVAQQSRRDKLRVPQNYLRVVGELSSNSGEQLGFQNSEHSGLDLDLVRIQSFNKNAILPHDLSSFPAEMINFSRDSNVLSDQRHIMLRQEPEDPAQCSRQILADASLGSFANSLLKASGEIMNNSLGDWVVNCGSNSLGGEMLNEEVTDSTVYSLKPTCIGFQTSTSFNNPSNEAFIQDGQKRVAGELHLPPIYQNSLQGVTSASIGTQDMEMTSIVQHNFTEINQTGSCEGSGNELALLPVYRDQPNVLPYDSTGSWTDRTFYNCRSWTGELGSIARKTGQELRTFMSDSNPQGLSLSLSSNPPSKLPTAQFEESEELQENMTVLKNPQESKSGKSESFCRLPNPTSIGNKNHGKSLQDAMGAPMNTYRNTGPLGPFTGYATILKSSKFLKPAQLLLDEFCGSNGQKFVQPYEVFEKTSGEVGPSAVHSAFRNEVVKENSSCAEASTFCGSNETNVSGVGSISSESHQPEYQQKKAKLLYILEEVCRRYKQYHQQMQMVVSSFESVAGLSSATPYISLALKTVSRHFRCLKNAISEQLKYLRKVLGEDLPSPSAGTSGSKGDANSARLKYMEQSFQKQKSGMVNMGFLESQHVWRPQRGLPERAVAILRAWLFEHFLHPYPTDTDKHMLATQTGLSRNQVSNWFINARVRVWKPMVEEIHMLETKGMAEMNNKSHGTKDGSSTIENTAGWISSEQQPLKNHGVVNEIASHHLQCLGVDSSSGDRNGVGSSNQQCDQDKQSKLDQGIQSNMEGELMGFMPYRASPAEVGGLGSVSLTLGLRHRVESAHHQQQHHQLQQQDDQLIRHYGGQMIHDFVG, from the exons ATGGAACATAGTTATGGGTTTGAACAGCATGTTGCTCAACAAAGCCGGCGTGATAAGCTAAGAGTTCCGCAGAATTATTTGCGAGTAGTGGGGGAATTATCCAGTAACTCTGGCGAACAATTGGGTTTTCAGAACTCGGAGCATTCGGGGCTTGATCTGGATCTTGTTCGAattcaaagttttaataagAACGCGATTTTGCCTCATgatttgtcttcttttccGGCAGAgatgattaatttttcaaggGATTCCAACGTTTTATCGGACCAAAGGCACATAATGTTGCGTCAAGAGCCAGAAGACCCTGCTCAATGCAGTAGGCAAATTCTGGCAGATGCTTCGTTGGGTTCTTTTGCCAACTCTTTGTTGAAAGCCTCTGGCgaaattatgaataattcTTTGGGAGATTGGGTGGTGAACTGTGGAAGTAATTCTTTGGGAGGTGAAATGTTGAATGAGGAAGTAACGGATTCTACTGTATATTCACTGAAGCCAACTTGCATTGGATTCCAAACTTCAACCTCTTTTAACAATCCATCCAACGAAGCATTCATTCAGGATGGACAAAAGCGTGTAGCAGGAGAATTGCATTTGCCTCCAATTTACCAAAATAGTCTTCAGGGTGTTACTTCAGCCTCTATTGGAACTCAGGACATGGAAATGACATCCATCGTGCAGCATAATTTCACTGAAATTAACCAAACTGGTTCTTGTGAAGGCAGTGGAAATGAGCTTGCTCTTCTTCCTGTGTACAGGGATCAGCCAAATGTGTTGCCTTATGACAGTACTGGTTCTTGGACAGATAGAACTTTCTATAACTGCCGCAGCTGGACTGGCGAATTGGGTTCAATTGCAAGAAAAACTGGGCAAGAATTGAGAACTTTTATGAGTGATTCCAATCCACAAGGTCTATCTCTGTCGCTTTCTTCGAATCCGCCATCTAAATTACCCACCGCACAGTTCGAAGAATCAGAGGAATTACAGGAAAATATGACCGTGTTGAAAAATCCACAAGAATCCAAATCTGGCAAATCTGAGAGTTTTTGTAGATTACCAAACCCAACATCTATTGGCAATAAAAATCATGGGAAATCTCTTCAAGACGCGATGGGAGCTCCTATGAACACATATAGAAACACAGGGCCTCTTGGTCCCTTTACTGGTTATGCGACCATTTTAAAGAGTTCAAAATTCTTGAAGCCAGCCCAATTATTGTTGGACGAATTTTGTGGCTCGAATGGTCAAAAGTTTGTCCAACCATATGAAGTATTTGAGAAGACATCTGGGGAAGTTGGTCCCTCAGCGGTCCATAGTGCATTTAGAAACGAGGTTGTTAAAGAGAATAGTTCATGTGCTGAAGCCTCTACGTTCTGTGGTTCGAACGAGACAAATGTTAGTGGAGTTGGGAGCATCTCTTCTGAATCTCATCAACCAGAGTATCAGCAAAAGAAAGCGAAGCTTCTATATATCCTAGAGGAG GTTTGCAGAAGATACAAACAATATCATCAGCAAATGCAAATGGTAGTCTCATCCTTTGAATCAGTAGCTGGTCTTAGTTCTGCCACACCCTATATTTCCCTGGCGCTCAAGACAGTCTCTAGGCACTTCCGCTGTCTGAAGAACGCCATCTCAGAACAATTGAAGTATCTGAGGAAGGTATTAGGTGAGGATTTGCCATCCCCCTCCGCTGGGACAAGCGGCAGCAAAGGTGATGCAAATTCGGCTAGGTTGAAATACATGGAACAGAGCTTCCAAAAGCAAAAATCTGGCATGGTCAATATGGGATTCCTCGAATCCCAACATGTGTGGAGGCCGCAGAGAGGTCTTCCAGAACGTGCTGTGGCAATTCTTAGAGCCTGGCTCTTTGAGCATTTTCTTCACCC gtaCCCCACAGACACAGATAAGCACATGTTAGCCACTCAAACAGGCCTGTCTCGTAATCAG GTGTCAAATTGGTTCATAAATGCTCGAGTGCGAGTGTGGAAGCCAATGGTTGAAGAGATACACATGCTGGAAACTAAGGGCATGGCCGAAATGAACAACAAAAGCCATGGTACGAAAGATGGTAGTTCTACAATAGAAAACACAGCCGGTTGGATCAGTAGTGAACAACAGCCTCTAAAAAACCATGGTGTTGTAAATGAAATTGCCAGTCATCATCTGCAGTGCTTGGGGGTGGATTCCTCAAGTGGCGATAGAAATGGAGTAGGCAGTAGCAACCAACAGTGTGATCAAGACAAACAATCCAAATTGGACCAAGGGATTCAGTCCAACATGGAAGGGGAATTGATGGGGTTCATGCCATATCGAGCCAGTCCGGCTGAGGTTGGAGGACTTGGATCTGTCTCTCTAACATTAGGACTTCGCCACCGAGTTGAGAGTGCCCACCATCAACAGCAGCATCACCAATTGCAGCAACAAGATGACCAACTAATACGCCACTATGGAGGCCAAATGATCCATGATTTTGTGGGGTAA